From Peromyscus eremicus chromosome 3, PerEre_H2_v1, whole genome shotgun sequence, one genomic window encodes:
- the Tigd2 gene encoding tigger transposable element-derived protein 2, translating to MLGKRKRVVLTIKDKLDIIKKLEEGNSFKKLSVVYGIGESTVRDIKKNKERIINYANSSDPTSGVSKRKSMKSSTYEELDRVMIEWFNQQKTDGIPVSGTICAKQAKFFFDALGMEGDFNASSGWLTRFKQRHGIPKAAGKGAKLKGDETAASEFCGNFQEFVERENLLPEQIYGADQTGLFWKCLPSRTLAFDLDRNTSEYRSSRERIIIMCCANATGLHKLNLCVVGKAKRPRAFKGTDLANLPVTYFSQKSAWIEQSVFKQWFEKCFVPQVQKHLKSKGLREKAVLLLDFPSAHPAGDLLSSDDGRVIVKYLPPNVASLIQPMSQGVLTTVKRYYRAGLIQRYMNEGNDPKMFWKNLTVLDAIYEASRAWNMIRSNTITRAWKKLFPGSEDNSSMSIDEGAMLAANLATVLQNTEDCEHVNIENIEQWFESRSSDSNRQVLADIVGAEDRAVAAEQKPSRKTRKAELNPEKRISHKAALEWTENLLDYLEQQDDMLLSDKLVLRRLRTIIRRKQRIQNKNHL from the coding sequence ATGTTGGGGAAACGTAAGCGTGTGGTGTTGACAATTAAAGACAAACTTGACATCATTAAGAAGCTTGAAGAAGGCAActcttttaaaaaactttctGTCGTGTATGGAATTGGTGAATCCACAGTTCgcgacattaaaaaaaacaaagaaagaattataaaCTATGCCAACAGTTCAGATCCTACTAGCGGGGTGTCCAAACGTAAATCTATGAAGTCATCAACGTATGAGGAGCTTGATAGAGTTATGATAGAGTGGTTTAATCAACAGAAAACAGATGGGATCCCAGTGTCTGGGACTATCTGTGCAAAACAAGCCAAGTTCTTTTTTGATGCTTTGGGGATGGAAGGTGATTTTAATGCCTCATCTGGCTGGCTCACTCGGTTTAAGCAGCGCCACGGGATTCCAAAGGCTGCTGGTAAAGGAGCAAAATTAAAAGGGGATGAAACTGCTGCCAGTGAATTTTGTGGTAACTTTCAAGAATTTGTGGAAAGAGAAAATCTCCTACCGGAACAAATTTATGGTGCTGATCAAACTGGACTGTTCTGGAAATGTCTCCCTTCAAGGACACTGGCTTTTGACCTTGACCGGAATACTTCGGAGTATAGGTCAAGCAGGGAGAGAATCATTATTATGTGTTGTGCAAATGCCACGGGTCTGCATAAGCTTAACCTTTGTGTGGTGGGAAAAGCAAAAAGGCCCCGTGCATTCAAAGGCACTGACCTTGCCAACCTTCCTGTCACTTACTTCAGTCAGAAAAGTGCATGGATTGAGCAGTCTGTTTTCAAACAGTGGTTTGAGAAGTGCTTTGTGCCACAGGTGCAGAAGCACCTGAAATCCAAAGGGCTTCGAGAGAAAGCAGTACTGCTTTTGGATTTCCCCTCAGCACATCCAGCTGGAGACCTGCTGAGCTCTGATGACGGCAGGGTGATTGTGAAATATTTGCCACCAAATGTAGCAAGTCTTATTCAACCTATGAGCCAAGGAGTTCTAACCACAGTCAAAAGATATTACCGAGCAGGACTTATCCAGAGATACATGAATGAAGGAAATGACCCAAAAATGTTCTGGAAGAATTTGACAGTGCTGGATGCAATTTATGAGGCCTCGAGAGCCTGGAACATGATAAGATCAAATACCATAACCAGAGCGTGGAAAAAGCTTTTCCCTGGCAGTGAAGACAATTCAAGCATGAGCATTGATGAAGGAGCCATGTTAGCTGCTAATTTAGCAACAGTTTTACAGAATACAGAAGATTGTGAGCATGTCAACATTGAAAATATCGAGCAGTGGTTTGAGTCTCGGAGTAGTGACTCAAACCGTCAGGTGTTGGCTGACATTGTAGGTGCTGAAGACCGGGCTGTGGCTGCTGAGCAGAAGCCTTCCAGGAAGACTAGGAAAGCAGAACTGAATCCAGAGAAGCGGATTAGCCACAAAGCTGCACTTGAGTGGACTGAAAATTTGCTGGATTATCTGGAACAACAAGATGATATGCTCCTCTCTGATAAGCTGGTATTGCGGAGGCTTCGGACCATtataagaagaaaacagaggattcaaaataaaaatcatctaTAG